The following are encoded in a window of Impatiens glandulifera chromosome 5, dImpGla2.1, whole genome shotgun sequence genomic DNA:
- the LOC124937781 gene encoding myb-related protein 308-like codes for MGRAPCCEKVGLKRGKWTEEEDEILRKYIQVNGTGSWRSLPKNAGLLRCGKSCRLRWINYLRMDLKRGNISQEEEELIIKLHSTLGNRWSQIACHFKGRTDNEIKNYWNSHLGRRALTSFRFNRNETVPTPDTTLPPAPAKRKGRGRTSRAAMKKNKHMYIRPTKPDQQVTIMTNLNHSQTATPFPLALDDESEKGNQAITKATSSPINDRSPIIQNSDVSLSGVVPIFAHGNYSSQQNYEAICVFGKEGTDIETTDSANSCMATLLIVHSQGRNVAQQHQMSSPQQQRGVAASQKLD; via the exons ATGGGGAGAGCTCCATGCTGCGAAAAAGTTGGGTTGAAGAGAGGAAAGTGGACGGAAGAAGAAGACGAAATCTTGAGGAAGTATATCCAAGTCAATGGGACTGGCTCCTGGAGATCCTTACCCAAGAATGCAG GTTTATTGAGGTGCGGCAAAAGTTGTAGATTAAGATGGATTAACTATTTAAGAATGGATTTGAAAAGAGGCAATATATCTCAAGAAGAGGAGGAACTCATCATTAAGCTTCATTCCACTTTGGGTAACAG GTGGTCACAAATTGCATGCCACTTTAAAGGAAGAACAgacaatgaaataaaaaattattggaaCTCTCATTTGGGTCGAAGAGCTTTGACGTCATTTAGGTTTAATCGAAACGAAACTGTACCCACGCCAGACACCACCCTTCCGCCAGCTCCGGCTAAGCGCAAAGGACGTGGTCGGACTAGCCGAGCTGCCATGAAGAAAAACAAGCACATGTATATCCGTCCCACTAAGCCAGATCAACAAGTAACTATTATGACCAATTTGAATCATTCCCAAACGGCCACACCATTCCCATTGGCCTTGGACGACGAGTCTGAAAAGGGGAATCAAGCCATAACAAAAGCAACATCAAGTCCAATTAATGATCGAAGTCCAATAATACAAAACAGTGACGTGTCTCTTTCCGGCGTGGTCCCTATATTTGCACATGGAAATTATTCATCCCAGCAAAATTATGAGGCCATTTGTg TGTTTGGGAAGGAAGGGACAGACATTGAGACAACAGATTCGGCCAATAGTTGCATGGCTACTCTCTTGATTGTTCATTCGCAA
- the LOC124938141 gene encoding BRCT domain-containing protein At4g02110-like: MLGSTKKEYEYQSAAFAGVRFFLSGFDPLNAQKVRTKLIEGGGIDAGQYSSNCTHVIVDKIVYDDPICLAARSDGKILVTGLWVNHSYDIGMPVDPTAIMYRPLRDLNGIPGAKSLTVCLTGYQRQDRDDIMTMVGLIGAQFSKPLVASKITHLVCYKFEGEKYELAKKITKIKLVNHRWLEDCLSAWEILPESDYAKSGHEMEMDVEAKDSDEDVANDNNNEHNSQLKIGGSHTTYVETLTTNRSPLSKQDVSKTITPIRNNPSPLSKQDVSKAVTPIRNNLSPLSKQDVSKTVTPIRNNQSPLSKPDVSRTITPIRIIQSPLSKQDVSRTVTPTSANKRVINAQKANGAILATCEGLSNKTSPSQFLRSKEPVNQDATFMSSIAAFDKSPTSNNAQRSPYGSSMKTLNNGSNDELYYEDKQAGILPKKRTSDLPCNSSKLQKASPNWKEHILEPSLQCRFGGLGPEDNYDCSFMTNSGVSSAIKAQITRSPQPPSGNVSLFDEELGNKLASTSDSGMLKDSLNTELLKCGNDNSLSKTRKEMPAKKCLGSRSKFTPYSTEHQKGSLHSSRGTAQLRSSVAEEEMSKKYSREVEMKSAAVETNVAETNGDDVENGYFDAETEAPDMNEENEIEVGKVQDKHWVELAADPIMVADEEETLPQNEHRVSKIKDAKSKKRTLGKMSNKLVHSLPKTKKPKDDSHDMISKSEKKDETIDGVKVKRPNSARKKFIDDRHDKMAESEKDDEPFEEVEVKCPNSSRKKPNDDIHEKMAENEKKDETIEGVKLRRPNSSRKNPNYDSHDKMAEREKNHETIEKVKVKNSNASRKKPNDDIHEKTAESEKKEEMVEGVKVKTPNASRMKPIDDSYDKMAESGKNHETIEKVKVKRPNSSRKKSNDDSHDKPAESEKKDETIEGVKVKRVNSSRKKPNDDSHDKATESEKKDETIEGVKVKRLNSSRKKPKDDRHEKMSESGKDDEMIEEVKVERPKYSRKKPNDDSHEKMAQSEKNDEKVKVKRPNLCKKDKSVPKLVVDKENRPSVGKKNTSENVQHVGEVTPKLHETTPSVAARNEATCFILAGHRLQRKEFKQVIRRLKGKVCRDSHQWSYQATHFIVPDPLRRTEKFFAAAASGRWILKTDYLSASNEAGRFLEEKAYEWHKKGLSEDGAINMEAPRKWRLLRERTGHGAFYGMRVVIYGQCITPSLETLKRAIKAGDGELLATAPPYNRFIKSGVDFAVISPGMPRVDIWVQEFIEHEIPCIAADYLVEYVCKSGYSLDRHVQYNTQIWAERSFKKLAMMSEERMVLEEPRTPEGEDDMACQVCGCRDRGEEMLICGDEKGTVGCGVGMHLECCDPPLESVPEDDWFCDNCCKTASIGKGKGKKKGRK, encoded by the exons ATGCTGGGAAGTACTAAAAAAGAATACGAATATCAGTCCGCTGCTTTCGCAGGAGTCCGATTTTTCCTTTCTGGGTTCGATCCTCTCAATGCCCAAAAG GTTCGAACGAAGCTTATTGAAGGCGGTGGAATTGATGCTGGCCAGTACAGTTCTAACTGCACTCATGTCATTGTAGACAAAATTGTATAC GATGATCCAATTTGCCTAGCGGCACGGTCTGATGGGAAGATATTGGTGACAGGATTATGGGTTAACCACAGTTATGATATTGGCATGCCTGTTGATCCCACTGCT ATTATGTACAGACCTCTCAGAGATCTGAATGGAATACCGGGTGCAAAATCTCTTACTGTATGCTTAACTGGATATCAACGTCAAGATAGAGATGATATTATG ACGATGGTTGGGCTAATTGGGGCTCAATTCTCAAAACCATTGGTAGCAAGCAAAATCACTCATCTTGTATGCTACAAGTTTGAAG GAGAGAAGTATGAGCTTGCCAAAAAAATAACGAAGATAAAGCTTGTTAACCATCGGTGGTTAGAAGACTG TTTGTCAGCTTGGGAAATCCTTCCAGAGTCTGACTATGCTAAAAG TGGTCATGAGATGGAAATGGATGTTGAAGCTAAAGATTCGGACGAAGATGTAGCAAATGACAATAATAATGAACATAATAGCCAACTGAAGATTGGTGGAAGTCATACAACATACGTTGAAACTCTTACTACCAATCGGTCTCCACTATCCAAGCAGGATGTTTCTAAAACCATTACTCCTATAAGGAACAATCCGTCTCCACTATCCAAGCAGGATGTTTCTAAAGCCGTTACTCCTATAAGGAACAATCTATCTCCACTATCCAAGCAGGATGTTTCTAAAACCGTTACTCCTATAAGGAACAATCAGTCTCCACTATCCAAGCCAGATGTTTCTAGAACCATCACTCCTATAAGAATCATTCAGTCTCCGCTATCCAAGCAGGATGTTTCTAGAACTGTTACTCCTACAAGTGCTAATAAAAGGGTGATAAATGCACAGAAAGCTAATGGCGCAATATTAGCCACATGCGAAGGCTTATCAAATAAAACCTCTCCTAGCCAATTTCTTCGGAGTAAAGAACCAGTTAATCAAGATGCGACTTTTATGTCTTCAATAGCAGCATTTGATAAATCCCCAACTTCCAACAATGCACAGAGGTCTCCCTATGGCTCTTCAATGAAAACTCTGAATAATGGTAGTAATGATGAGTTATACTATGAAGATAAACAAGCTGGAATTTTGCCCAAGAAGAGAACATCAGACCTCCCTTGCAATAGTTCTAAACTACAGAAGGCAAGTCCGAATTGGAAAGAACACATCCTTGAGCCATCACTGCAGTGTCGGTTTGGAGGATTAGGACCTGAAGATAATTACGATTGTTCTTTTATGACAAACAGTGGTGTTTCCTCTGCGATTAAAGCTCAAATTACGAGATCACCTCAACCACCTTCTGGAAATGTTAGTCTCTTTGATGAAGAGCTGGGGAACAAATTGGCATCAACAAGTGATAGTGGAATGTTAAAGGACAGTTTGAACACGGAGTTGCTGAAATGTGGCAATGATAATTCACTTTCAAAGACAAGAAAAGAAATGCCTGCAAAAAAATGTTTGGGTTCTAGGTCCAAATTTACTCCTTATAGCACTGAACACCAGAAAGGTTCTCTGCACTCAAGTCGGGGCACCGCACAGTTAAGGAGTTCAGTTGCTGAAGAAGAGATGTCAAAGAAATATTCTCGCGAAGTTGAAATGAAATCAGCAGCAGTTGAAACAAATGTTGCCGAAACAAATGGCGATGATGTTGAGAATGGTTACTTCGACGCTGAAACCGAGGCTCCAGAcatgaatgaagaaaatgaGATTGAAGTTGGGAAAGTGCAAGATAAGCATTGGGTTGAACTTGCAGCTGATCCTATAATGGTGGCTGATGAGGAAGAGACTCTTCCTCAAAATGAGCATAGGGtatcaaaaatcaaagatgCCAAATCAAAGAAACGCACATTGGGGAAAATGTCAAATAAGCTTGTCCATTCTTTGCCCAAAACGAAGAAACCAAAAGATGACAGTCATGACATGATATCAAAAAGTGAAAAGAAGGATGAAACGATAGATGGGGTGAAGGTAAAACGTCCCAATTCTGCTAGAAAGAAATTCATCGATGATAGACATGACAAGATGGCAGAAAGTGAAAAAGACGATGAACCTTTTGAAGAAGTGGAGGTAAAATGTCCCAATTCGTCTAGAAAGAAACCAAATGATGATATCCATGAAAAGATGGCAGAAAATGAAAAGAAGGATGAAACGATAGAAGGGGTGAAGTTAAGACGTCCCAATTCTTCTAGAAAGAATCCTAACTATGATAGCCATGACAAGATGGCAGAAAGAGAAAAGAACCACGAAACGATAGAAAAGGTGAAGGTAAAAAATTCCAATGCTTCTAGAAAGAAACCAAATGATGATATCCATGAAAAGACTGCAGAAAGTGAAAAGAAGGAAGAAATGGTAGAAGGGGTGAAGGTAAAAACCCCTAATGCTTCTAGAATGAAACCAATCGATGATAGCTATGACAAGATGGCAGAAAGTGGAAAGAACCATGAAACGATAGAAAAGGTGAAGGTAAAACGTCCCAACTCTTCTAGAAAAAAATCCAACGATGATAGCCATGACAAGCCGGCAGAAAGTGAAAAGAAGGATGAAACGATAGAAGGGGTGAAGGTAAAACGTGTCAATTCTTCTAGAAAGAAACCCAATGATGATAGCCATGACAAGGCGACGGAAAGTGAAAAGAAGGATGAAACAATAGAAGGGGTGAAGGTAAAACGTCTCAATTCTTCTAGAAAGAAACCCAAAGATGATCGCCATGAGAAGATGTCAGAAAGTGGAAAAGACGATGAAATGATAGAAGAGGTAAAGGTAGAACGTCCCAAATATTCTAGAAAGAAACCAAATGATGATAGTCATGAAAAAATGGCACAGAGTGAAAAGAACGATGAAAAGGTGAAGGTCAAACGTCCCAATTTGTGTAAAAAGGATAAATCTGTTCCAAAGCTAGTAGTAGACAAGGAGAACAGGCCTAGTGTTGGGAAGAAAAATACTAGTGAGAATGTGCAGCATGTAGGTGAAGTGACTCCAAAGCTACATGAAACAACACCTTCAGTAGCCGCAAGAAATGAAGCCACATGTTTCATCCTAGCTGGACATAGGCTTCAAAGGAAAGAGTTTAAACAGGTTATTAGGCGTTTGAAGGGAAAAGTCTGCAGAGATTCTCATCAGTGGTCTTATCAGGCAACACACTTCATTGTTCCAGACCCATTACGACGAACAGAAAAATTctttgctgctgctgcttcaGGAAG GTGGATTTTGAAGACTGATTATTTATCGGCTAGTAACGAGGCAGGAAGGTTTCTAGAAGAGAAAGCTTACGAATGGCACAAGAAAGGTCTGAGTGAAGATGGAGCAATCAACATGGAAGCTCCAAGGAAGTGGCGATTGTTGAGGGAGCGAACCGGTCATGGAGCCTTCTATGGAATGCGTGTTGTCATATATGGTCAATGCATCACACCGTCATTG GAAACTTTAAAACGAGCAATTAAAGCTGGAGACGGGGAATTATTGGCTACAGCTCCCCCTTACAACCGTTTCATCAAATCAGGAGTTGACTTTGCAGTGATCAGTCCAGGGATGCCACGTGTCGATATCTGGGTACAGGAGTTCATCGAGCACGAGATTCCGTGCATTGCGGCTGATTACTTGGTGGAGTATGTGTGCAAGAGTGGTTACTCTCTAGATAGGCATGTGCAGTACAACACTCAAATATGGGCAGAGAGGTCTTTTAAAAAGCTGGCGATGATGTCAGAAGAGAGGATGGTACTGGAGGAGCCAAGAACTccagaaggagaagatgacatgGCCTGCCAGGTGTGCGGATGTCGTGACAGAGGAGAGGAGATGTTGATATGTGGCGATGAAAAGGGGACTGTTGGATGTGGGGTTGGGATGCATCTTGAATGCTGCGATCCTCCGCTTGAGAGTGTACCGGAAGATGATTGGTTCTGCGATAATTGTTGCAAAACTGCGAGTATCGGGAAGGGAAAGGGAAAAAAGAAAGGGAGGAAATGA